In a genomic window of Chloroflexota bacterium:
- a CDS encoding ABC transporter ATP-binding protein has protein sequence MSILSVDGIFAGYGETEILHGVSLRVEPGEAVTMFGPNGCGKSTLMKTIFGLLTPRQGSIVFENTDITSMQTDRLIRMGMSYVPQVGNIFPSLTIEENLEMGAFADDTDMPAQIAAMYRMFPDLRRSRRQRAGSLSGGQRQMLAFARAMMLKPSLLLLDEPSAGLSPIMAQLIFDRLRVIRGTGVALLIVEHNIRTALAMSDRGYVLADGENRLDGSAAGLLNNPDIGRLYLGGK, from the coding sequence ATGAGCATCCTGAGCGTGGACGGCATATTCGCGGGGTATGGCGAGACCGAGATTCTTCACGGCGTTTCGCTGCGTGTTGAGCCGGGCGAGGCGGTTACGATGTTTGGGCCGAACGGCTGCGGCAAGTCAACGCTGATGAAGACGATATTCGGCTTGCTGACGCCAAGGCAAGGCAGCATCGTATTCGAGAACACGGACATCACGAGCATGCAGACGGATAGGCTCATACGGATGGGAATGTCGTATGTGCCGCAGGTCGGAAACATATTCCCGTCGCTTACCATCGAAGAAAACTTAGAGATGGGCGCGTTCGCGGACGATACGGACATGCCCGCGCAGATTGCGGCAATGTACCGTATGTTCCCGGATTTGCGGCGCAGCAGACGACAGCGCGCGGGCAGTTTGTCCGGAGGTCAGCGGCAGATGCTCGCGTTCGCGCGCGCGATGATGCTCAAGCCGAGCCTGCTGCTGCTCGATGAGCCTAGCGCGGGATTGTCACCCATTATGGCGCAGCTGATATTCGACAGGCTGCGCGTCATACGCGGCACCGGCGTGGCGCTACTCATCGTCGAGCACAACATCCGCACGGCGCTGGCAATGTCCGACAGGGGCTATGTGCTCGCGGACGGTGAGAATCGGCTGGACGGCAGCGCGGCGGGATTGCTGAACAATCCGGACATTGGCAGGCTGTACTTGGGCGGAAAGTGA
- a CDS encoding fibronectin type III domain-containing protein, which produces MDFNFNSDTDADGEKLVGSYRIDTRYRRDSNSNFSDWLLYVGYTNTSHPCPVNVENPNNDPEITRRNRQCSIATIWPDNGIGEYQARIVPESPQGHEGTPSRTISSLGIEEKPGVPNLTATGIADPNVANQGGINVAWGSAHRAAEYIIQWATADSGSFGHPDYESRVSSEVRSAGIGGLQPNTAYLVRVIAVAQFGRQADPSNVVEVTTRGTGTTTPPTPTTTRTLQQLMAVFDTDRNGVLSLAEANNAISGPNALTNKTELYILLDFYFSQGN; this is translated from the coding sequence TTGGATTTTAACTTCAACTCGGATACGGATGCGGATGGTGAGAAACTCGTCGGATCCTACCGCATCGACACGCGGTATCGCAGAGACAGTAACTCCAACTTTTCCGATTGGCTGTTATACGTGGGATACACAAACACATCCCACCCATGCCCCGTAAACGTGGAAAATCCCAACAATGACCCCGAAATCACGAGAAGAAACAGGCAATGCTCAATCGCCACCATCTGGCCCGACAACGGTATCGGCGAGTACCAGGCGCGGATAGTCCCCGAATCACCGCAAGGGCATGAAGGGACTCCCTCTCGCACGATTTCTTCGCTTGGGATCGAGGAGAAGCCGGGCGTACCTAATCTGACGGCTACCGGAATTGCTGACCCCAATGTCGCCAACCAGGGAGGAATCAACGTGGCATGGGGAAGTGCGCACAGGGCCGCCGAATACATAATCCAGTGGGCCACTGCTGACTCCGGTAGTTTCGGCCATCCCGATTATGAGTCGAGAGTTAGCAGCGAAGTCCGCTCCGCCGGGATTGGTGGACTGCAACCTAACACCGCCTACCTGGTGCGGGTAATCGCTGTGGCGCAGTTCGGTCGTCAAGCCGATCCTTCCAATGTGGTCGAAGTCACGACCCGTGGCACAGGGACGACCACGCCGCCTACGCCTACGACGACGCGCACACTGCAGCAACTCATGGCTGTGTTCGACACCGACAGAAACGGCGTACTCAGCCTTGCTGAAGCCAACAACGCCATCTCTGGCCCAAACGCGCTCACCAACAAGACCGAGCTGTATATCCTGCTGGACTTCTACTTTTCGCAGGGCAACTAA
- a CDS encoding sulfatase-like hydrolase/transferase: protein MTSSEAAMRDNPRNILLVAFDGLQPAQVTPALTPNLAAFVAEGVAFDNHHPSFPSVTRSNAATMTTGCYPGRHGLAANMLVMRDFDPHTAFSALEPTLAEVARKTPVLLAPTLADIMSRHGLEYVAVGTGTSGNAYVHNPDAATAGGATIHPEFCLPYPLHEDIIARFGEWPPEGETNADKLAHAVDITTEYVLTERQPAVTFVWFTEPDKAQHAHGVGAKMSNRALRETDEQFGRLLEWLDAAGVDTDVLVISDHGYSTIIDIVEIEALLRDAGFPAGDEPGGVTVAGNGGAALFYAHDRDAATVDRLASWMMRQAWCGALVASDSLGQIEGTLPASLVGAEGLRAPDLAVSFRWDDRLNASGYEGYVYSTGGAAGLGQHGSMGRSEMRCSLFARGGSFKRGVRIDSPTGNTDLAPTVLHLLGVSGADTMHGRVLTESLADGKPVKWQTTTHRAKRDTGAGVYNQHITISHVGDTIYLDEGNGGLAG, encoded by the coding sequence ATGACAAGCAGTGAGGCAGCGATGCGAGACAATCCACGAAACATCCTGTTGGTAGCATTCGACGGCTTGCAGCCCGCGCAGGTTACGCCCGCGCTGACGCCCAATCTGGCGGCGTTCGTCGCCGAAGGCGTGGCGTTCGACAATCACCATCCTTCTTTTCCGTCGGTAACGCGCTCGAACGCGGCGACTATGACGACGGGATGCTATCCGGGCAGGCATGGCTTGGCGGCGAATATGCTGGTGATGCGCGACTTCGATCCGCATACGGCGTTCTCCGCGCTCGAACCGACGCTCGCCGAAGTCGCGCGCAAGACGCCGGTTCTGCTCGCGCCGACACTCGCCGACATAATGTCGCGGCACGGTCTGGAATATGTCGCGGTGGGCACCGGCACTAGCGGAAATGCGTATGTGCACAATCCCGATGCAGCCACTGCCGGCGGCGCGACGATACATCCGGAGTTCTGCCTGCCCTATCCGCTGCACGAGGACATCATCGCGCGGTTCGGCGAATGGCCTCCCGAAGGCGAGACGAACGCTGACAAGCTCGCGCATGCCGTGGACATCACGACCGAGTATGTGCTTACCGAGCGGCAGCCCGCGGTTACATTCGTCTGGTTCACGGAGCCGGACAAGGCGCAGCACGCGCACGGCGTCGGCGCGAAGATGAGCAACCGCGCACTGCGCGAGACGGACGAGCAGTTCGGCAGGCTGCTGGAGTGGCTGGACGCCGCCGGTGTGGACACCGATGTGCTGGTCATATCGGATCACGGCTATTCCACTATCATCGACATTGTCGAGATCGAGGCGCTGCTGCGAGACGCGGGATTTCCGGCGGGGGACGAGCCGGGCGGCGTAACGGTCGCCGGAAACGGCGGCGCGGCGCTGTTCTACGCGCACGACAGGGACGCGGCGACGGTGGACAGGCTGGCGTCGTGGATGATGCGGCAGGCGTGGTGTGGCGCGCTGGTCGCGTCCGATTCGCTGGGGCAGATAGAAGGCACGCTGCCCGCGTCGCTGGTCGGCGCAGAGGGCTTGCGCGCGCCCGATCTGGCGGTGTCGTTCCGCTGGGATGACCGTCTGAACGCATCGGGCTATGAGGGCTATGTGTATTCCACAGGCGGCGCGGCCGGTCTTGGGCAGCACGGCTCGATGGGACGCTCCGAGATGCGTTGTTCGCTGTTCGCGCGTGGCGGCAGCTTTAAGCGCGGCGTCCGCATCGATAGCCCGACAGGCAACACCGACCTCGCGCCGACAGTCCTGCACCTGCTCGGCGTCAGCGGCGCCGACACGATGCACGGCAGAGTGCTGACGGAATCGCTGGCAGACGGCAAACCCGTCAAGTGGCAGACGACCACGCACCGCGCAAAGCGAGACACCGGCGCAGGCGTGTACAATCAGCACATCACCATATCCCATGTGGGCGACACCATCTACTTGGACGAAGGCAATGGCGGTTTGGCGGGGTGA
- a CDS encoding AMP-binding protein — MSRNGDIEATLVEFLRERAEKFGDRDALLFKPGFRYQRWSYNDVWNGSERIAALLQARGLSKGDRVIIWGPNCPQWVICLFGCLRAGVIVVPLDVRSPREFVENVTSRVDAKLSFVSRATPSYHAELGVPEIDFEDLEALSEDLPSPAHVDIEPDDLAEVMFTSGTTGDPKGVMLTHRNITANISSVVQVAPGKESDRLMSILPLSHMLEQMGGLFVPMNAGANITYPIARQATVLFRTMQERRVTMMVLVPQLLDLFMKGIEREVRRQGKEALWARLLKVAAGAPFPLRRVLFRRVHKTFGGRLAFIFAGGAPLPGDLGVKWNLLGINVIQGYGATETSPVITCHLQSKPRHDSPGPPVPGVEVKIAPDGEVLVRGENVTPGYWNAPDATAAAFQDEWYKTGDQGEFDSDGNLHLKGRKKDMIVLGSGLNVYPEDIEAMLVRHDAVDDAAVVGLPGSTGPEVHAALLVRDIALVSDAVSWANNRLAEHQRVRGFTVWKEEDFPRTHTLKVKKNLLTEILLNDAEATSDLPARQPAISEEVTLEQLVAEIAEMPVAQITADKTLDGDLDMDSLKRVELLSAIEEQFGVYLDESVIERGTTIDYLARMVDQGPRSVERRKFVRWGMSWWCRPLRGAIQRAAIFPVLRLLYKFSVVGASEIEGMKGPILFAANHCLRLDNGLLIKAMPLRHRRRLAIAAWEELWRNPAYRITHPLIGNGFPFSKEGAVRASLDNMGRILDDGWSVLIYPEGELTVGGPMQSFRGGTGLVAVESGIPVVPVKLDILKLGSPSDFPVLGRGEVEVRFGSPITFSRATSYEDATDRIEQAVRSL; from the coding sequence ATGAGCAGGAATGGCGATATAGAGGCAACCTTGGTTGAATTCCTCCGAGAGCGCGCTGAGAAGTTCGGTGACCGAGATGCGCTGCTATTCAAGCCCGGATTTCGCTACCAGCGCTGGTCCTACAACGATGTCTGGAATGGCTCCGAGCGTATCGCCGCGCTGCTGCAGGCACGCGGCCTGTCCAAGGGCGACCGCGTCATAATCTGGGGGCCGAACTGTCCTCAATGGGTCATCTGCCTGTTTGGATGCTTGCGCGCCGGCGTTATTGTGGTGCCGCTAGACGTACGCAGTCCGCGCGAATTCGTGGAGAATGTCACTTCCAGGGTTGATGCCAAGCTCTCTTTTGTTTCCCGGGCGACGCCAAGCTACCATGCGGAACTCGGCGTTCCGGAGATAGACTTCGAGGATCTGGAAGCGTTGTCAGAGGACCTGCCCTCACCGGCTCACGTTGACATTGAACCGGACGACCTTGCAGAGGTGATGTTTACTTCCGGAACTACGGGCGATCCAAAGGGTGTAATGCTGACGCATCGCAACATTACCGCGAACATAAGCTCCGTCGTCCAGGTAGCTCCCGGCAAGGAATCCGACCGCCTGATGTCTATTCTGCCCCTCAGCCATATGCTGGAGCAGATGGGAGGTCTATTCGTACCTATGAACGCCGGGGCAAACATCACCTACCCGATAGCGCGCCAGGCAACGGTTCTATTCAGGACGATGCAGGAGCGCCGCGTCACGATGATGGTGCTCGTGCCTCAACTCCTTGACCTGTTCATGAAAGGAATAGAACGGGAGGTACGGAGGCAGGGAAAAGAGGCACTCTGGGCAAGGCTGTTGAAGGTCGCCGCAGGCGCTCCGTTCCCTCTGCGGCGGGTCCTTTTCAGACGAGTGCACAAGACATTCGGAGGACGGCTCGCCTTCATTTTCGCCGGAGGCGCTCCGCTGCCCGGGGATCTCGGCGTCAAGTGGAACCTCCTCGGCATTAACGTCATCCAGGGCTATGGCGCAACCGAGACGTCCCCCGTAATCACCTGTCATCTGCAATCGAAGCCACGCCACGATTCCCCCGGTCCTCCGGTGCCCGGTGTGGAAGTGAAGATCGCACCTGACGGCGAAGTGCTCGTCCGAGGCGAAAACGTTACTCCGGGCTACTGGAACGCGCCGGACGCAACAGCCGCCGCCTTCCAGGACGAATGGTACAAGACGGGTGATCAGGGAGAATTCGACAGCGACGGCAACCTTCACCTTAAGGGGCGAAAGAAGGACATGATTGTCCTCGGCAGCGGCCTTAACGTCTATCCTGAGGATATCGAAGCCATGTTGGTCAGGCACGATGCCGTTGATGACGCCGCTGTCGTCGGTCTGCCAGGCTCGACCGGCCCGGAGGTGCATGCTGCGCTGCTGGTACGGGACATCGCGCTGGTATCTGATGCCGTATCTTGGGCAAATAATCGGCTGGCAGAACATCAGCGTGTGCGCGGATTTACAGTCTGGAAAGAGGAAGACTTTCCTCGCACTCATACCCTCAAAGTCAAGAAGAACCTCCTCACGGAAATACTGCTCAACGATGCTGAGGCGACGTCTGACTTGCCGGCGCGTCAGCCAGCGATTTCAGAAGAGGTGACGCTGGAGCAATTGGTCGCCGAGATTGCCGAGATGCCTGTCGCCCAGATTACCGCGGACAAGACACTCGACGGTGACCTGGACATGGACTCTCTCAAGCGCGTGGAACTCCTGTCAGCCATTGAAGAGCAGTTCGGGGTTTATTTGGATGAGTCCGTCATCGAGCGCGGCACTACCATCGACTACCTGGCAAGAATGGTCGATCAGGGACCACGGAGCGTAGAGCGGAGAAAGTTCGTACGATGGGGTATGAGCTGGTGGTGCAGACCCCTTAGGGGCGCCATCCAACGAGCAGCCATATTTCCTGTTCTCAGGCTGCTGTATAAGTTTAGTGTAGTGGGGGCTTCGGAAATAGAGGGCATGAAGGGTCCGATACTTTTCGCCGCGAACCACTGCCTGCGACTTGACAACGGCCTCCTCATCAAGGCAATGCCACTGCGTCATCGCAGGCGACTTGCCATCGCGGCGTGGGAGGAATTATGGCGTAATCCTGCATATCGCATTACACACCCGCTCATCGGAAACGGCTTTCCCTTCTCAAAAGAAGGTGCGGTTCGAGCGAGCCTGGACAATATGGGCCGAATTCTTGACGACGGCTGGTCCGTGCTAATCTACCCTGAGGGGGAGCTCACCGTCGGAGGCCCAATGCAGTCCTTCAGGGGAGGAACTGGGCTGGTGGCGGTAGAATCAGGCATACCTGTCGTTCCCGTGAAGTTGGACATATTGAAACTCGGATCACCCAGTGATTTTCCGGTACTTGGTAGAGGAGAAGTTGAGGTACGTTTCGGCTCTCCTATCACCTTTTCGCGGGCCACATCTTACGAAGACGCCACAGACAGAATAGAGCAGGCGGTGAGGTCGCTCTAG
- a CDS encoding response regulator, translating into MSYELMYKRFAIPCYRFLNFPPSGLNGGKMTQPDQPDREIDVLRQRLSRLSEASLRINESLEFDTVLQDVLDSARALTDARYGVMTLLDDEGGMEDFLASGMTAQEAEELWLTPEGLRIFESLTGISETLRLPNVMEHIRSLGFAEFSAPVPTGGDFPFLAAPMFHRGARVGNVFVGDKDGGEEFSRADEETLVMFASQAALVIANARRYREERRARDDLETLVNTSPVGVVVLDGQTGAPVSVNREARRIANMLGEGEQSVEDLLKLVTCVRGDGREIALMELPLAEALTAGETVRAEEIELRVPDGRSVSVLLNATPIYGKDGLTTFVATLQDMTPLKDMERLRAEFLAMVSHELRTPLAAVKGSITTLLETANELHPAEMIQFFRIIRDQSDQMRNLIGDLMDVARIETATLPVTPEPSDVRLLVEEARSRFLSGAAVNPLELELSDDLPLVMADRLRIVQVLSNLLSNATGYSPDDSPIVVSARREGFHVALSVADRGRGIPAELMPELFRKFSRANTANTASGVDGSGLGLAICKGIVETHGGRIWAESDGPGMGSRFIFTLPMAEGVAAAPPTPRAIPRQISRTPLRVLAVDDDPHALRYVRDALRREGYAPIVTGDPDDVPRLMAEERPHLVLLDLVLPGKDGIELMNDILRMADVPVIFLSVYGQDETIARAFDMGASDYLVKPFSPTELAARIRAALRKRLASPEVEPSEVYAEEGLSIDFAKRQVAVDGELVNLTSTEFAVLYELAVHSPRVLTHSVLLHRVWGPERIGDAWLLREVVKRLRRKIGDDVSNSKYIFTEPRVGYRMAKTPTP; encoded by the coding sequence ATGTCGTATGAATTGATGTATAAGCGATTTGCTATTCCATGCTACCGCTTCCTTAACTTCCCACCATCGGGGCTGAACGGAGGAAAAATGACCCAGCCAGACCAACCGGACCGCGAGATAGATGTCCTGCGGCAGCGCCTGTCCCGCCTGAGCGAAGCCAGCCTGCGCATCAATGAGAGCCTGGAATTCGATACCGTGCTGCAGGATGTTCTGGACTCCGCGCGCGCTCTGACGGACGCGCGCTACGGCGTGATGACGCTGCTGGACGACGAGGGCGGGATGGAGGACTTTCTGGCTTCCGGAATGACCGCCCAGGAAGCCGAAGAGCTGTGGCTGACGCCGGAAGGGCTTCGCATCTTCGAGTCGCTGACCGGTATCTCCGAAACCCTGCGACTCCCCAACGTGATGGAGCACATCCGGTCGCTGGGCTTCGCCGAGTTCAGCGCACCCGTCCCGACGGGAGGAGACTTCCCCTTCCTGGCGGCGCCGATGTTCCACCGGGGCGCACGGGTGGGCAATGTCTTCGTGGGCGACAAGGATGGCGGCGAGGAGTTCAGCCGCGCCGACGAGGAAACGCTGGTGATGTTCGCCTCTCAGGCGGCGCTGGTGATCGCCAACGCGCGCAGATACCGGGAGGAGCGGCGCGCCAGGGACGACCTGGAAACGCTGGTGAATACCTCGCCTGTGGGTGTAGTCGTTCTGGACGGCCAAACGGGAGCGCCGGTGTCCGTCAACCGCGAAGCAAGGCGCATCGCGAATATGCTGGGAGAAGGCGAGCAGTCGGTGGAGGACCTTCTGAAGTTAGTGACCTGTGTGCGCGGCGACGGAAGGGAGATTGCCCTCATGGAGCTGCCGCTGGCGGAGGCGCTCACGGCAGGCGAGACGGTCCGCGCCGAGGAGATAGAGCTGCGCGTTCCCGACGGGCGGAGCGTGAGCGTCCTGCTCAATGCCACGCCCATCTACGGCAAAGATGGCTTGACGACTTTTGTGGCGACCTTGCAGGACATGACGCCCCTGAAGGATATGGAACGGCTGCGCGCCGAGTTTCTGGCAATGGTGAGCCACGAGCTGAGGACGCCTCTGGCGGCGGTCAAAGGCTCGATTACCACGCTCCTGGAAACGGCAAACGAGCTGCATCCGGCTGAGATGATCCAGTTCTTCCGCATCATCCGGGACCAGTCCGACCAGATGCGCAACCTGATAGGCGACCTGATGGACGTAGCCCGCATCGAGACTGCCACCTTGCCGGTCACTCCGGAGCCATCGGACGTGCGCCTGCTGGTGGAAGAGGCACGGAGCAGGTTTCTGAGCGGCGCCGCCGTGAATCCCCTGGAGTTGGAACTGTCGGATGACCTGCCTCTTGTGATGGCAGACCGGCTGCGAATCGTCCAAGTGCTGAGCAACCTGCTCTCCAATGCCACCGGGTACTCGCCCGACGACTCGCCGATTGTGGTTAGCGCAAGGCGGGAAGGATTCCATGTCGCGCTCTCCGTGGCAGACCGGGGGCGGGGCATACCTGCGGAACTCATGCCTGAACTGTTCCGCAAGTTCTCGCGCGCCAACACCGCTAACACTGCATCCGGCGTTGACGGCTCAGGGCTGGGTCTCGCCATCTGCAAGGGCATCGTGGAGACCCACGGGGGCCGCATCTGGGCTGAGAGCGACGGCCCCGGCATGGGATCACGGTTCATATTCACGCTGCCAATGGCTGAAGGGGTGGCTGCCGCTCCCCCAACTCCTCGTGCGATACCACGGCAGATAAGCCGGACTCCGCTCCGTGTTCTTGCCGTGGACGACGACCCCCATGCGCTGCGGTATGTTCGGGACGCCCTTCGCAGGGAGGGCTACGCGCCCATCGTGACCGGCGACCCGGACGATGTGCCCCGCCTCATGGCGGAGGAGAGGCCCCACCTGGTCCTGCTGGACCTGGTGCTGCCCGGCAAAGATGGCATCGAGCTGATGAACGACATTCTGAGGATGGCGGACGTGCCGGTAATCTTCCTGTCGGTGTACGGTCAGGACGAGACCATAGCCCGTGCATTCGACATGGGCGCTTCCGACTACCTAGTCAAGCCCTTCTCGCCGACCGAGCTTGCCGCCAGAATCAGGGCGGCACTCAGGAAACGGCTGGCTTCTCCGGAGGTCGAGCCGTCGGAAGTCTATGCCGAAGAAGGCTTGAGCATCGACTTTGCCAAGCGCCAAGTGGCTGTGGACGGGGAGCTGGTGAACCTGACGAGCACGGAGTTCGCGGTGCTGTATGAACTTGCGGTGCATTCTCCCCGCGTGCTGACCCACAGCGTGCTGCTCCATCGGGTCTGGGGCCCGGAGAGGATCGGCGATGCGTGGCTCTTGAGGGAAGTGGTGAAGAGGCTTCGCCGCAAGATTGGCGACGATGTCTCCAACTCCAAGTACATATTCACCGAACCTCGAGTCGGCTACCGGATGGCGAAGACGCCGACTCCATAG
- a CDS encoding amino acid ABC transporter substrate-binding protein: MTTLETTDDLLRPARQCAAPLVVGWRRFHKYLMFESDRPYAMNPIAGAGCHLPISHRIVLLGLLLVSLAACSPDGAAPESCTDADRVLNVGFYAFFAPMSYSADPDPASPGFNTHLGYEADLLTALEALEGAGLSFSRRGIGPWDNIWLRSAEPEYDIAGGGITILDSRTRNAADEQVVSFTSGHVSFRQSLLVRAEDAERLASPADLTADVRVGALAGTTGEHRLLERTGLVNADGRLATGTRVETDTGTVTADGGAGYTINAAGESPVLEGRRRLYPPSEDMPQVVYLGDDAGESELLEALRAGSIDALARGEIGNLDAANVSGGAFAVTALDDAVELGGFTLAVQDAELRACLDEKIDYLTDDRRIGYAEWAADPQVFMRRAINAD, from the coding sequence ATGACGACCTTAGAGACGACCGACGACCTGCTGCGCCCTGCTCGTCAGTGTGCAGCTCCTCTTGTGGTAGGATGGAGACGATTTCACAAATACCTAATGTTCGAATCGGATAGACCGTATGCCATGAATCCAATAGCGGGAGCAGGTTGCCATCTACCCATTTCGCACAGAATCGTCTTGTTAGGCTTGTTGCTCGTGTCCCTTGCCGCCTGCTCGCCCGATGGTGCCGCGCCCGAATCGTGTACCGACGCGGACCGTGTTCTGAATGTTGGTTTCTACGCCTTCTTCGCGCCCATGAGCTACAGCGCCGATCCCGATCCGGCATCGCCGGGATTCAACACGCATCTGGGCTACGAGGCAGACCTGCTGACCGCCTTGGAGGCGCTGGAAGGCGCGGGGCTGTCCTTTTCCCGTCGCGGCATCGGACCATGGGACAACATCTGGCTGCGGTCGGCGGAGCCTGAGTACGACATCGCGGGCGGCGGCATCACCATCCTCGACTCGCGCACACGCAACGCGGCGGACGAGCAGGTCGTCTCGTTCACCTCCGGCCATGTGAGCTTTCGACAGTCTCTGCTGGTCCGGGCAGAGGACGCTGAGCGCTTGGCTTCCCCTGCCGACCTGACCGCTGATGTGCGCGTGGGAGCGCTCGCAGGCACCACGGGAGAGCACCGCCTGCTGGAGCGGACAGGCTTGGTGAATGCCGACGGCCGGCTTGCCACAGGCACGCGCGTCGAGACCGACACGGGCACGGTAACGGCAGACGGAGGCGCCGGCTACACCATCAACGCAGCCGGCGAGTCTCCCGTTCTGGAGGGCAGGCGACGCCTGTACCCGCCGTCGGAGGATATGCCCCAAGTGGTCTATCTGGGCGACGATGCCGGTGAATCCGAGCTTCTTGAAGCCCTGCGAGCAGGCAGCATCGACGCGCTGGCGAGGGGCGAAATCGGCAACCTTGACGCCGCTAATGTCTCCGGCGGCGCTTTCGCCGTCACCGCGCTGGACGATGCGGTCGAATTGGGCGGTTTCACCCTTGCCGTGCAAGACGCCGAACTGCGAGCCTGCCTCGACGAGAAGATAGACTACCTGACCGACGATAGACGCATCGGCTACGCGGAGTGGGCGGCTGATCCGCAGGTATTCATGCGCCGCGCCATCAATGCCGACTGA
- a CDS encoding ABC transporter ATP-binding protein — MLEVRDVVKDFGGVRAVDHCSLDVMSGTITGLIGPNGAGKTTLFNLISGFHKLTAGTITFLGKRIDGMEAHETFHTGLVRTFQIPREFKYMTVLENLMLVPANQAGERIWASWFMPWRIGPQERAIERQALETLEFLNLDHLKDEYAANLSGGQKKLLELGRTLMAKPKMILLDEPSAGVSPALTELLMEDIRRTQEETGITILIIEHNMRVVMSLCDPVIVISEGRKLMEGTPEEVQRNEEVLRAYLGFSGEASAAAGENTAQETAPNEAGPGETKAGA; from the coding sequence ATTCTTGAAGTGCGGGATGTGGTCAAGGATTTTGGCGGTGTGCGTGCGGTTGATCATTGCTCGCTGGATGTGATGTCGGGCACCATTACGGGGCTAATTGGCCCGAATGGCGCGGGAAAGACTACGCTGTTCAACCTTATCAGCGGCTTTCACAAGCTTACGGCTGGCACGATTACATTTCTTGGCAAGCGCATTGACGGCATGGAGGCGCATGAGACTTTTCATACTGGGCTTGTTCGCACATTCCAGATACCGCGCGAGTTCAAGTATATGACCGTGCTTGAAAACCTTATGCTCGTGCCTGCGAATCAGGCGGGCGAGCGCATCTGGGCGTCGTGGTTTATGCCTTGGCGCATCGGACCGCAGGAACGCGCCATAGAACGGCAAGCGCTCGAAACGCTGGAGTTTCTGAACCTCGACCATCTGAAGGACGAATATGCGGCGAACCTATCCGGCGGGCAGAAGAAACTGCTCGAGCTTGGCAGGACGCTTATGGCAAAGCCGAAGATGATCCTGCTGGACGAGCCGAGCGCAGGCGTCAGTCCCGCGCTCACCGAACTGCTGATGGAAGACATACGCCGCACGCAGGAAGAGACCGGCATAACCATCCTCATCATCGAGCACAATATGCGCGTGGTGATGAGCCTGTGCGATCCGGTAATCGTGATAAGCGAGGGACGGAAGCTGATGGAAGGCACGCCCGAAGAGGTGCAGCGCAACGAAGAGGTGCTGCGAGCATATCTCGGCTTCAGCGGCGAAGCGAGTGCGGCGGCGGGCGAGAATACGGCGCAAGAAACAGCGCCGAATGAAGCGGGTCCCGGTGAGACGAAGGCGGGCGCATGA
- a CDS encoding cadherin-like beta sandwich domain-containing protein encodes MKEVVVKAVIPLLAVAALTIGLAYYNLTEASGHSAVRSISPSTVQPGGELQVTVEVANYGTIGRVIETIPNRFSYLGVRGLPADAVRQDGQTVSFIVVARNNEYEFTYRLRAPTTPGQYTFSGVFLDAGLDQRTVGGATRVTVAAPTSVPTATDASLSSLSLTDGEGMAIALTDVDGNVVDFASDVTAYYAAVDNAVDMIDVMATATDENAAVTGTGAMSLSEGNNTVEVEVTAADGTTTMTYTVVVTREESSDEARLLRIYDADGDGAIDASDLNTAIGDYLAGDLPASDMNILISLYLRG; translated from the coding sequence ATGAAAGAAGTTGTCGTCAAGGCGGTGATCCCGTTGCTGGCGGTCGCCGCCTTGACCATCGGCCTGGCGTACTACAATCTGACGGAGGCGAGCGGTCACAGCGCGGTCCGCAGTATTTCGCCGTCCACCGTACAGCCCGGCGGCGAGCTGCAAGTAACCGTCGAGGTCGCCAACTACGGTACTATCGGCAGAGTGATCGAAACCATCCCGAACCGATTTAGCTATCTCGGCGTCCGGGGACTGCCCGCCGATGCCGTCAGACAGGACGGTCAGACCGTCAGCTTTATCGTGGTCGCCAGAAACAACGAGTACGAGTTCACCTACCGGCTGAGAGCGCCCACGACGCCCGGGCAGTACACATTCAGCGGGGTATTCCTTGACGCGGGATTGGATCAGCGGACGGTAGGCGGTGCAACCAGGGTAACCGTAGCCGCGCCCACGTCCGTTCCTACCGCAACTGACGCCAGCCTGTCGTCGCTGAGCCTGACGGACGGCGAAGGCATGGCAATCGCCCTGACGGACGTGGACGGCAATGTGGTGGACTTCGCGTCCGACGTCACGGCGTACTACGCTGCCGTTGACAACGCTGTTGACATGATAGACGTCATGGCGACTGCGACGGATGAGAACGCTGCTGTGACGGGCACCGGAGCGATGAGCCTGTCCGAGGGCAACAACACCGTTGAGGTTGAGGTGACGGCTGCGGACGGGACGACGACGATGACCTACACGGTCGTGGTGACTCGTGAAGAATCGTCTGATGAGGCGAGGCTGCTTCGCATATACGATGCGGACGGCGATGGCGCCATCGACGCTTCTGATCTCAATACGGCTATTGGGGACTACCTTGCCGGAGACCTTCCAGCCTCCGATATGAATATCCTCATATCCCTGTACCTCCGCGGGTAG